In a single window of the Aminomonas paucivorans DSM 12260 genome:
- the modA gene encoding molybdate ABC transporter substrate-binding protein, with amino-acid sequence MKRSGMRRGGWGFVLVLAATLGWGLGSVSPAAAETVAAAASLQPVMEKLLPQFEKDKNMKLEAVFDASGNLARQIEMGAPFDVFLSADEKWARYLEEKGKLEKVRAFAECPLVLWWAKKEAPRMELMTDKAYRVAIADPETAPFGKLAKKYLVSKGWFDPIQKQGRLILGGDVLKAGLAAKSGGADLALLPLSIAQKLGGTWTKVPVAPQTLFGGLVAGRSVLAGRAFFDYLRSDRAEPCFREAGFELIR; translated from the coding sequence TTGAAACGTTCGGGGATGCGCAGGGGCGGTTGGGGATTCGTTCTGGTTTTGGCGGCGACATTGGGATGGGGTTTGGGCTCCGTTTCCCCTGCGGCGGCGGAGACCGTGGCGGCGGCGGCGAGCCTGCAGCCGGTGATGGAGAAGCTGCTTCCCCAGTTTGAAAAGGACAAGAACATGAAGTTGGAGGCGGTCTTCGACGCCTCGGGCAACCTGGCCCGGCAGATCGAAATGGGGGCTCCCTTCGACGTGTTCCTCTCCGCCGACGAGAAGTGGGCCCGGTACCTGGAGGAGAAGGGCAAGCTGGAGAAGGTCCGGGCCTTCGCGGAGTGTCCCCTGGTGCTCTGGTGGGCCAAGAAGGAGGCTCCCCGGATGGAGCTGATGACCGACAAGGCCTACCGGGTGGCCATCGCGGACCCCGAGACGGCCCCCTTCGGCAAGCTGGCCAAGAAGTACCTGGTGTCCAAGGGATGGTTCGATCCGATCCAAAAGCAGGGACGGCTCATCCTGGGGGGAGACGTGCTGAAGGCGGGGTTGGCCGCCAAGAGCGGCGGCGCGGATCTGGCCCTTTTGCCCCTGAGCATCGCCCAGAAGCTGGGAGGGACCTGGACCAAGGTCCCCGTGGCGCCTCAGACCCTCTTCGGGGGGCTGGTGGCCGGGCGTTCCGTCCTGGCGGGGCGGGCCTTCTTCGACTACCTCCGGAGCGACCGGGCGGAACCCTGCTTCCGCGAGGCGGGCTTCGAACTGATCCGGTAA
- a CDS encoding molybdopterin-binding protein, producing the protein MKITVLPVEEALGKPLAHDLTQVDIARGTKGARFKKGQIIGPEDLPVLRSMGREHLQILELEPDEVHEDDAALEMARVLQGENLSLKGPDEGRCTLVADVSGLLLFREASVHGVNEDPDWVLSTLLPRRSVQAGQPVAAFRIRPLSVRRTVVDRALAAASPLRVVPFRPLKVGLVTTGSEIRSGKIADAFRPKLERKLVPYGGTLLDQWIVSDGVEEIAGAIRSALDRGADLVLCTGGMSVDADDRTPGGIRAVADRVAFQGVPSLPGSMLMLAWAGDRALMGAPACVIHDETTTLDRLLPFLFAGVPVEQEVRRWGVGGLCARCPACVFPNCAFGGA; encoded by the coding sequence GTGAAGATCACCGTACTGCCCGTGGAGGAGGCCCTGGGGAAACCCCTGGCCCACGACCTGACCCAGGTGGACATCGCCCGGGGCACCAAGGGGGCCCGTTTCAAGAAGGGCCAGATCATCGGACCGGAGGATCTGCCGGTCCTTCGGTCCATGGGCCGGGAGCACCTTCAGATCCTGGAGCTGGAGCCCGACGAGGTGCACGAGGACGACGCGGCCCTGGAGATGGCCCGGGTCCTCCAGGGGGAGAACCTTTCCCTGAAGGGCCCTGACGAGGGGCGCTGCACCCTGGTGGCGGACGTCTCCGGCCTTTTGCTCTTCCGCGAGGCGTCCGTCCATGGGGTGAACGAGGACCCGGACTGGGTTCTTTCCACCCTGCTTCCCCGGAGGTCCGTCCAGGCGGGGCAGCCCGTGGCGGCCTTCCGCATCCGCCCCCTTTCCGTCCGCCGTACGGTGGTGGATCGAGCCCTGGCGGCCGCCTCTCCCCTTCGGGTGGTCCCCTTCCGTCCCCTGAAGGTGGGACTGGTGACTACGGGGTCGGAGATCCGCAGTGGCAAGATCGCCGACGCCTTCCGACCCAAGCTGGAGCGCAAGCTGGTGCCCTACGGGGGCACCCTGTTGGATCAGTGGATCGTCTCCGACGGGGTGGAGGAGATCGCCGGGGCCATCCGATCCGCCCTGGATCGGGGGGCGGACCTGGTGCTCTGCACCGGAGGCATGAGCGTGGACGCGGACGACCGAACCCCCGGGGGCATCCGCGCCGTGGCGGACCGGGTGGCCTTCCAGGGGGTGCCTTCCCTGCCCGGAAGCATGCTGATGCTGGCCTGGGCGGGGGATCGGGCCCTGATGGGAGCCCCGGCCTGCGTGATCCATGACGAGACCACCACCCTGGACCGGCTGCTTCCCTTCCTCTTCGCCGGAGTCCCGGTGGAGCAGGAGGTGCGTCGCTGGGGCGTGGGGGGGCTCTGTGCCCGCTGCCCTGCCTGTGTCTTCCCCAACTGCGCCTTCGGGGGGGCCTGA
- the modA gene encoding molybdate ABC transporter substrate-binding protein, giving the protein MRLRGMLWGMVALLVGCSGPAYAEEGIVAVSAGIASCVENLIQAYAVQGGKPLTLVRESTGTIARQMDQGAPYDVLVAADPEWPQWLAGRGKLKAAAPCARGQMVVWVASGEPPRLEDLGKIVLACPDPESTSHGKLARKFLQDRKLWDAGKRNGRILVVANAVQGVMTVKGGTAKAALMPLALALGSKGAYRELPGTEIPTVAGLGANSTNPNAKAFLAFLRSDGAAPIWRQWGFSVAKP; this is encoded by the coding sequence ATGAGGCTCAGGGGAATGCTGTGGGGCATGGTGGCGCTGTTGGTGGGATGCTCCGGCCCCGCCTACGCGGAGGAGGGCATCGTGGCGGTTTCGGCGGGGATTGCGTCCTGTGTGGAGAACCTGATCCAGGCCTATGCGGTTCAGGGGGGCAAGCCCTTGACCCTGGTGCGGGAGTCCACCGGAACCATCGCCCGGCAGATGGACCAGGGAGCGCCCTACGACGTGCTGGTGGCGGCGGATCCGGAGTGGCCCCAGTGGCTTGCGGGGCGGGGCAAGCTGAAGGCCGCCGCTCCCTGCGCCCGGGGGCAGATGGTGGTCTGGGTGGCGTCGGGAGAACCCCCTCGCCTGGAGGACCTGGGGAAGATCGTCCTGGCCTGCCCCGACCCGGAGTCCACCTCCCACGGGAAACTGGCTCGGAAGTTCCTCCAGGACCGCAAGCTTTGGGATGCGGGCAAGCGAAACGGCAGGATCCTGGTGGTGGCCAACGCGGTCCAGGGAGTCATGACCGTCAAGGGAGGCACGGCCAAGGCTGCCCTGATGCCCCTGGCCCTCGCCCTGGGGAGCAAGGGGGCCTACCGGGAGCTTCCGGGGACGGAAATCCCCACGGTGGCGGGGTTGGGGGCGAATTCCACGAACCCCAACGCCAAGGCCTTCCTGGCCTTCCTCCGTTCCGACGGCGCCGCTCCCATCTGGCGGCAGTGGGGATTCTCCGTGGCAAAGCCATGA
- a CDS encoding molybdate ABC transporter permease subunit, translating into MFAALLISLKVLAFTVPLLVVFGGGIGWLLAKRSFRGRDALSLVLQLPVVLPPSVLGFYLLFGLAKCPFLRDSHILFAFPAAVLGALVPSLPIMIQAARAGFSGVDPQLEDAARTLGRTEFQVFSRITLPLARRTLLVGLALASARALGDFGVTLMVAGNIPLRTQTLPLYIYCRVESLDFLGAHVAAALLTAVGLGSLYLVHRMEGASHERLA; encoded by the coding sequence GTGTTTGCCGCCCTTCTCATCAGCCTGAAGGTGCTGGCCTTCACGGTCCCCCTCCTGGTGGTTTTCGGGGGGGGGATCGGTTGGCTTCTGGCGAAACGGAGCTTTCGGGGGCGGGACGCCCTCAGCCTGGTGCTTCAGCTTCCCGTGGTGCTGCCCCCCTCGGTGCTGGGGTTTTACCTCCTCTTCGGTCTGGCCAAGTGTCCCTTCCTGCGGGACTCCCATATCCTCTTCGCCTTTCCCGCGGCGGTGCTGGGGGCCCTGGTCCCCTCGCTGCCCATCATGATCCAGGCGGCTCGCGCGGGGTTCTCCGGGGTGGACCCCCAACTGGAAGATGCCGCGCGCACCCTGGGGCGCACGGAGTTCCAGGTGTTCTCCCGGATCACCCTTCCCCTGGCGCGTCGTACCCTCCTGGTGGGGCTGGCCCTGGCCTCCGCCCGCGCCCTGGGGGATTTCGGCGTCACCCTCATGGTGGCGGGAAACATCCCCCTGCGCACCCAGACCTTGCCCCTGTACATCTACTGCCGGGTGGAGAGCCTGGATTTTCTGGGGGCCCACGTGGCGGCGGCGCTGCTTACCGCCGTGGGCCTGGGCAGCCTCTACCTGGTGCACCGGATGGAAGGAGCCTCTCATGAGCGCCTGGCTTGA
- a CDS encoding sulfate/molybdate ABC transporter ATP-binding protein → MSAWLEASLQDRLGDFTLDVSLELGREVGVLFGPSGAGKSASLRSLAGLRRPRSGFIRLGGRTLFDAREGIFLPPRERRVGLCFQNLALFPHLTALENVAFGVAGAGRRKRLRAEEWLDKVHLEGLAERYPGQLSGGQRQRVALARALAAEPDLLLLDEPFSALDGPLRRSLRRELRRLHEETSVPLLYVTHQVEDLCALGSRVFVVRDGSLAGTFPVDRLFEADAGGEAWNALGWGNLLRGDLESTREEGWILNASWGALRLGARDGLTEGPATIFVPSDGVKVLYPNLPVDEELLDNVLEEGMVEELIPLAGVVRLEVASGGRLWQVEHPRSSLQRLDLRPGHPVRLAVPPRRIEVLRCGGATDESGEPAGLPMAEGAFCSSVGR, encoded by the coding sequence ATGAGCGCCTGGCTTGAGGCGTCCCTTCAGGATCGCCTGGGGGACTTCACCCTGGACGTGTCCCTGGAGCTGGGCCGGGAGGTGGGGGTCCTCTTCGGCCCCAGCGGGGCGGGGAAGTCCGCCTCCCTCCGGAGCCTGGCGGGGCTGCGTCGGCCCCGCAGCGGGTTCATCCGACTGGGGGGGCGGACCCTCTTCGACGCCCGAGAGGGGATCTTTCTGCCTCCCCGAGAAAGAAGGGTGGGGCTGTGTTTTCAGAACCTGGCCCTCTTCCCCCACCTCACCGCCCTGGAGAACGTGGCCTTCGGGGTCGCCGGCGCGGGCAGACGGAAGCGGCTCCGGGCGGAGGAGTGGCTGGACAAGGTACATCTGGAGGGACTGGCGGAACGTTACCCCGGACAGCTCTCCGGGGGGCAGCGGCAGCGGGTTGCCCTGGCCCGGGCCCTGGCGGCGGAGCCGGATCTCCTGCTGCTGGACGAACCCTTCAGCGCCCTGGACGGGCCTCTCCGCCGAAGCCTTCGCCGGGAGCTGCGGCGGCTCCACGAGGAGACCTCCGTGCCGTTGCTCTACGTGACCCACCAGGTGGAGGACCTCTGCGCCCTGGGAAGCCGGGTCTTCGTGGTGCGGGACGGTTCCCTGGCGGGGACCTTCCCGGTGGACCGGCTCTTCGAGGCCGACGCGGGGGGGGAGGCGTGGAATGCCCTGGGCTGGGGGAACCTCCTGCGAGGGGACCTGGAATCCACCCGGGAGGAGGGCTGGATCCTCAACGCTTCCTGGGGCGCCCTGCGCCTCGGGGCTCGGGACGGCCTGACGGAGGGGCCCGCCACGATCTTCGTCCCCTCCGACGGGGTGAAGGTGCTCTACCCGAACCTGCCCGTGGACGAGGAACTGCTGGACAACGTGCTGGAAGAGGGCATGGTGGAGGAGCTGATCCCCCTGGCGGGGGTGGTGCGCCTGGAGGTGGCCTCGGGAGGCAGGCTCTGGCAGGTGGAGCACCCCCGCTCCTCCCTCCAGCGGCTGGACCTGCGCCCGGGGCACCCGGTGCGCTTGGCGGTCCCCCCTCGAAGGATCGAGGTGCTTCGGTGCGGAGGGGCAACGGACGAATCGGGGGAGCCCGCAGGGCTCCCCATGGCCGAAGGGGCGTTTTGCTCCTCCGTGGGTCGTTAG
- a CDS encoding Fur family transcriptional regulator: MTISEDLQGRGLRATPFREELLSLLRAEGLPLSHQEIQGRFREKVDRVTLYRNLELLRTHGLVHQVQGLDGAWRFCAHDVSGPGCPGNHVHLLCVVCGRMECLVDQPLPRVAVHEGFEVEGKQLVVYGCCSGCREKKTSQGEDGTC; encoded by the coding sequence ATGACCATCTCCGAAGACCTTCAGGGTCGGGGGCTTCGGGCCACTCCCTTTCGGGAGGAGCTTCTCTCCCTTCTCCGGGCAGAGGGGCTGCCCCTTTCCCATCAGGAAATCCAAGGGCGCTTTCGCGAAAAGGTGGACCGGGTGACCCTGTACCGCAATCTGGAACTGCTTCGCACCCATGGTCTGGTGCACCAGGTGCAGGGGCTGGACGGGGCGTGGCGCTTCTGCGCCCACGACGTCTCCGGCCCCGGATGTCCGGGAAACCACGTCCACCTGCTCTGCGTGGTCTGCGGACGCATGGAGTGTCTGGTGGACCAGCCTCTTCCCCGGGTCGCCGTTCACGAAGGCTTCGAGGTGGAGGGCAAGCAGCTGGTGGTGTACGGCTGCTGCTCCGGATGCCGAGAAAAGAAAACGTCCCAAGGGGAGGATGGCACATGCTGA
- a CDS encoding Rossmann-like domain-containing protein, whose protein sequence is MLRAAKRRMEEILRDHPEIREGSAPLEIRTLSPQEALGDPEGRDEFPLIRGKEKLVEATYEGQVGQAFTACPSSWSGTVGEWLRLDPEDLAECPLVLSGLNALARHLGLVTEATRHCRDEGPAQCAKTMEGRIRERLGEEGCLLQVGLQPAILKAAVRALGPARVRVLDLQPENVGRKVEGVLIRDGEHDFEESLWGVRLVLVTGSTWANGTFGEIARRVKREGADLVLYGTTAAGPAALMGLERWCFEAE, encoded by the coding sequence ATGCTGAGGGCTGCGAAGCGTCGCATGGAGGAGATCCTCCGGGACCACCCGGAGATTCGGGAGGGTTCGGCCCCCTTGGAGATTCGGACGCTTTCCCCCCAGGAAGCCTTGGGGGACCCGGAGGGCCGGGACGAATTCCCCCTGATCCGGGGCAAGGAAAAACTGGTGGAGGCCACCTACGAAGGACAGGTGGGGCAGGCCTTCACCGCCTGTCCCTCCTCCTGGAGCGGAACGGTGGGGGAATGGTTGCGCCTGGATCCGGAGGATCTGGCGGAATGCCCCCTGGTGCTGTCGGGCCTCAACGCGCTGGCTCGCCACCTGGGGTTGGTGACGGAGGCCACCCGGCACTGTCGGGACGAAGGCCCCGCACAATGCGCCAAGACCATGGAAGGGCGCATCCGGGAGCGCCTGGGGGAGGAAGGCTGTCTCCTGCAGGTGGGGCTTCAGCCTGCCATCCTGAAGGCGGCGGTGCGGGCCTTGGGGCCTGCCCGGGTTCGGGTGCTGGACCTCCAGCCGGAAAACGTGGGGCGGAAGGTGGAGGGCGTCCTGATTCGGGACGGGGAGCACGATTTTGAGGAATCCCTGTGGGGGGTCCGTCTCGTTCTGGTCACCGGTTCCACCTGGGCCAACGGGACCTTCGGGGAGATCGCCCGGCGGGTGAAACGGGAGGGGGCGGACCTAGTGCTCTACGGCACCACCGCCGCCGGTCCCGCCGCCCTCATGGGACTGGAGCGCTGGTGCTTCGAGGCGGAATGA
- the dinD gene encoding DNA damage-inducible protein D yields the protein MKSETVQQLQSRFDALSRAIPDEGIEFWFARDLMEPLGYVRWENFLTAINRAIESCVTTGYKADDHFRGVTKMIEIGRGGQRPVEDFMLTRYACYLIAQNGDPRKEPIAFAQSYFAMQTRRQELIEDRMRLQARLDARERLRESEKTLSQNIYERGVDDAGFGRIRSKGDAALFGGHTTQAMKDRYGITQTRPLADFLPTLTIAAKNLATEMTNHNVQQEDLRGEVAITSEHVQNNESVRHMLGQRGIKPETLPPEEDIKKLERRVKADEKRLERKSGKLPGGTGE from the coding sequence ATGAAATCGGAAACAGTTCAGCAACTCCAAAGCCGGTTTGATGCTTTGAGTCGGGCCATTCCCGACGAAGGCATTGAATTCTGGTTTGCCCGAGATCTGATGGAGCCCCTTGGCTATGTCCGTTGGGAGAACTTCCTGACCGCCATCAACCGCGCCATAGAGTCTTGCGTCACAACGGGTTACAAGGCGGACGATCATTTTCGTGGCGTCACGAAAATGATCGAGATCGGCAGGGGGGGGCAGCGGCCGGTGGAGGATTTCATGCTCACCCGCTACGCCTGCTATCTGATTGCCCAGAACGGTGATCCCCGCAAGGAACCCATCGCTTTTGCCCAGAGTTACTTTGCCATGCAGACCCGAAGACAAGAACTGATCGAAGATCGGATGCGCTTGCAGGCCCGGCTGGATGCCCGGGAGCGGCTGCGGGAATCGGAAAAGACGCTGTCCCAGAACATCTACGAGCGGGGCGTCGATGACGCCGGTTTCGGCCGGATTCGATCCAAGGGGGATGCGGCGCTCTTTGGCGGCCATACCACCCAGGCCATGAAGGACCGATACGGCATCACCCAAACACGCCCACTGGCCGATTTTCTGCCGACTCTGACCATCGCGGCGAAAAACCTGGCCACCGAGATGACCAACCATAATGTCCAGCAGGAGGACCTGCGGGGTGAAGTCGCCATAACCAGCGAACATGTGCAGAACAACGAAAGCGTGCGCCACATGCTCGGCCAGCGAGGCATCAAACCGGAAACCCTTCCTCCGGAAGAGGATATCAAGAAGCTGGAGCGAAGGGTGAAGGCTGATGAGAAACGCCTGGAACGAAAGTCGGGGAAACTGCCCGGGGGAACGGGGGAATGA
- a CDS encoding FMN-binding protein codes for MRSKRRILGAVLGGLCLLGAMGGVWFHGILQRYRAAVEALRVQDVDLATVPDGAYVGSQDAVLVAAEVRVTVADGAIRRIEILRHENGRGKPAEAVLDRVIAAQSLRVDAVSGATSSSKVLLKAVENALRGAREGL; via the coding sequence ATGAGGTCGAAGAGAAGAATCCTTGGAGCCGTCCTGGGGGGGCTCTGCCTCCTGGGGGCTATGGGGGGCGTGTGGTTTCACGGGATCCTGCAGCGCTACCGGGCCGCCGTGGAGGCCCTGCGGGTTCAGGACGTGGACCTCGCCACGGTCCCCGACGGAGCCTACGTGGGCTCCCAGGACGCGGTGCTGGTGGCGGCGGAGGTGCGGGTCACCGTGGCGGACGGGGCGATCCGGCGCATCGAGATCCTGCGCCACGAGAACGGCCGGGGCAAACCCGCGGAGGCCGTGCTGGACCGGGTGATCGCGGCCCAGTCCCTCCGGGTAGACGCCGTTTCCGGGGCCACCAGCAGCAGCAAGGTCCTCCTCAAAGCGGTGGAGAACGCCCTACGGGGGGCGAGGGAAGGACTCTAA
- a CDS encoding type I restriction-modification system subunit M: MNAQVGGNQSVDLDTGTLFGYLWDAANILRGSVDAADFKTYIFPLLFFKRLSDVYDEEYAVALDESDGDVEFAQFAENHRFQVPEDCHWKDVRATIAHIGHALQKAMRCIEQANPDTLHGIFGDAQWTNKDRLSDVLLKDLIEHFSSLNLSNEHCKADILGQAYEYLIKKFADLTNKKAGEFYTPRSVVALLVRILAPKAGETIYDPACGTGGMLLEALHHVKEQGGDENLMLGKLYGQEKNLTTSAIARMNLFLHGAEDFHVQRGDTLRVPAFYSGDNLATFDCVIANPPFSLKKWGDDVWINDPYGRNFAGLPPAKSGDFAWVQHMVKSMARRTGRMAVVVPQGVLFRMSKEGEIRRKLLEMDILEAVIGLGQNIFYGTGLAPCVLVFRDRKPEAHRWKVLFIDASKEFKTGRAQNELLPEHVDRIHRWYEGYQDVEGICRVVTQGEIRENDFNLNIPRYVEPVIEEESMTIHQATANLKESLQAAYAAEDRLKALLEKEGLMG; this comes from the coding sequence ATGAACGCACAGGTTGGAGGGAACCAGTCCGTCGATCTGGATACGGGAACTCTTTTCGGGTATCTCTGGGATGCCGCCAACATTCTGCGTGGTTCTGTCGACGCGGCCGACTTCAAGACCTACATTTTTCCACTGCTGTTCTTCAAGCGGCTCTCCGACGTTTATGACGAAGAGTATGCCGTGGCCTTGGATGAGTCCGACGGAGACGTGGAATTTGCCCAGTTCGCAGAGAACCACCGGTTTCAGGTTCCGGAGGATTGCCACTGGAAAGATGTTCGGGCCACGATTGCCCATATCGGGCATGCGCTCCAGAAGGCCATGCGCTGCATCGAGCAGGCGAACCCGGACACCCTGCACGGCATCTTCGGCGATGCCCAATGGACGAATAAGGACCGCCTTTCGGACGTGCTGCTCAAGGACCTGATCGAACACTTTTCGTCGCTCAACTTGAGCAATGAGCACTGCAAAGCGGATATTCTCGGCCAAGCCTACGAATACCTGATCAAGAAATTTGCCGACCTCACCAACAAGAAGGCCGGTGAATTCTATACTCCCCGCTCCGTGGTGGCCTTGCTGGTCCGCATCCTTGCGCCCAAGGCCGGGGAAACCATCTATGACCCGGCCTGCGGAACCGGTGGCATGCTCCTCGAGGCGCTGCACCATGTCAAAGAGCAGGGCGGCGATGAGAACCTCATGCTGGGCAAGCTCTACGGCCAGGAAAAGAACCTGACCACCTCCGCCATCGCCCGAATGAACCTCTTTCTCCACGGCGCGGAGGATTTTCATGTCCAGCGGGGCGACACCCTGCGCGTACCTGCCTTCTATTCCGGCGACAACCTTGCCACCTTCGACTGCGTCATCGCCAATCCGCCCTTCTCCCTCAAAAAATGGGGAGATGACGTCTGGATCAACGACCCCTACGGCCGGAACTTTGCCGGGTTGCCGCCGGCCAAATCCGGCGATTTCGCCTGGGTTCAACACATGGTCAAGTCCATGGCCCGCAGGACCGGCCGCATGGCCGTGGTGGTTCCCCAAGGCGTGCTGTTCCGCATGTCCAAGGAGGGCGAGATCCGACGCAAACTGCTGGAGATGGACATCCTCGAAGCGGTGATCGGCCTCGGCCAGAACATTTTCTACGGCACGGGACTCGCGCCCTGTGTGCTGGTCTTCCGGGACAGAAAACCCGAGGCCCATCGCTGGAAAGTATTGTTCATCGACGCCTCGAAGGAGTTCAAGACCGGTCGTGCCCAGAACGAGCTCCTGCCGGAACACGTGGACCGCATCCATCGCTGGTACGAGGGCTATCAGGATGTGGAAGGGATCTGCCGGGTGGTCACGCAGGGCGAGATCCGCGAGAATGATTTCAACCTGAACATCCCTCGCTACGTGGAGCCGGTGATCGAGGAGGAATCTATGACCATTCATCAGGCCACCGCCAACCTTAAGGAATCGCTGCAGGCGGCGTATGCAGCCGAGGATCGGCTGAAGGCGCTGCTCGAAAAAGAGGGGTTGATGGGATGA
- a CDS encoding type I restriction-modification system subunit M, with the protein MISQSQLEAYLWGAATLLRGTIDAGDYKQFIFPLLFYKRLCDVYDEELADALEESGGDREYAALPEQHRFQIPEDAHWKATRTQVKNVGKAIQDALRAIETANPDTLYGVFGDAQWTNKDRLPDRMLRELIEHFSSQTLSLAHCPEDELGVGYEFLIKQFADDSGHTAAEFYTNRTVVHLMTEMLEPKPGESIYDPTCGSAGMLLSAVAHLKRQNKEWRNLRLYGQERNLLTSAIGRMNLFLHGIEDFRLVRGDTLAGPAFVEGDRLMQFDVVLANPPYSIKQWDRDAWSADPWGRNIYGTPPQGRADYAFWQHIIKSMKEDTGRCAILFPHGVLFRNEELAMREKLVGHDVVECVLGLGPNLFYNSPMEACVVICRMNKPKERRGKVLFLNAVNEVTRERAQSFLTEEHILRIVAAYRSFTDEDSFARVVSTEEIAAKGSNLSIPLYVRVDHGHGNGNGAAETISLKETIVHWQESSMVLRESMDGLFSVLENDYPQSPQDSTDAK; encoded by the coding sequence ATGATTTCCCAATCCCAACTTGAAGCCTACCTCTGGGGTGCGGCCACCTTGCTGCGCGGCACCATCGACGCAGGGGACTACAAACAGTTCATCTTCCCGCTGCTGTTCTACAAGCGTCTGTGCGACGTGTACGATGAGGAGTTGGCCGATGCGCTGGAGGAATCCGGCGGCGATCGGGAGTACGCCGCGCTTCCCGAGCAGCACCGATTCCAGATCCCCGAGGACGCCCACTGGAAGGCCACCCGCACCCAGGTCAAGAACGTCGGCAAGGCCATCCAGGACGCCCTCCGGGCCATTGAGACGGCCAACCCCGACACCCTGTACGGGGTTTTTGGTGACGCCCAGTGGACCAACAAGGACCGCCTGCCGGACCGCATGCTGCGCGAGCTGATCGAGCACTTCAGCTCCCAGACGCTTTCGCTTGCCCACTGCCCGGAGGATGAGCTGGGTGTGGGCTACGAGTTCCTGATCAAGCAGTTCGCCGACGATTCCGGTCACACCGCTGCGGAGTTCTATACCAACCGCACTGTGGTTCATCTGATGACCGAGATGCTCGAACCCAAACCGGGCGAGTCGATCTATGACCCCACCTGTGGTTCGGCGGGTATGCTGCTCTCCGCCGTCGCCCATCTGAAGCGACAGAACAAGGAGTGGCGGAACCTGCGCCTCTACGGCCAGGAGCGCAACCTGCTCACCTCCGCCATCGGCCGGATGAACCTGTTCCTGCATGGCATCGAGGACTTCCGCCTCGTCCGGGGCGATACCCTGGCAGGTCCTGCCTTTGTGGAAGGGGACCGGCTCATGCAGTTCGATGTGGTCCTGGCCAACCCGCCGTACTCCATCAAGCAGTGGGACCGCGATGCCTGGTCCGCCGATCCGTGGGGGCGGAACATCTACGGCACCCCGCCCCAGGGCCGCGCCGACTATGCCTTCTGGCAGCACATCATCAAGAGCATGAAGGAAGACACCGGCCGCTGCGCCATCCTGTTCCCCCATGGCGTTCTCTTCCGCAACGAAGAGCTGGCCATGCGCGAGAAGCTCGTGGGCCACGACGTGGTGGAGTGTGTGCTGGGCCTCGGTCCCAACCTCTTTTACAACTCCCCCATGGAAGCTTGCGTCGTCATCTGCCGGATGAACAAACCCAAGGAGCGCAGGGGCAAGGTGCTCTTCCTCAACGCGGTGAACGAGGTGACCCGCGAGCGGGCGCAGAGCTTCCTCACCGAAGAGCACATCCTGCGTATCGTTGCCGCGTACCGGTCTTTTACCGACGAGGATAGCTTTGCCCGGGTGGTCTCCACGGAAGAAATTGCCGCAAAAGGCAGCAACCTCAGCATCCCGCTCTACGTTCGGGTAGATCACGGCCATGGCAATGGAAACGGAGCGGCTGAAACGATCAGCCTCAAGGAGACTATTGTCCATTGGCAGGAAAGCTCCATGGTGCTGAGAGAGTCGATGGACGGCCTTTTCTCGGTTCTTGAAAACGACTACCCGCAGTCGCCGCAGGATTCCACAGATGCAAAGTGA